The Candidatus Latescibacterota bacterium genomic interval AAATAGCGGGATGATCCTCGAGACCGACCATGTCAGAAATATCGTATATGCTTCCCCGCGCTATGCCCGGGAGGTCTTTTATTCTGATGACAACTGCGCGACATGGACAACATTGCCGATATTGCCGGGGGAATATTCGCACTATACCTCCGATTTATTGGTCGATGGGGAAAGCACCCTGTATCTGTTCGCGAGAGATATCCTGTTGAAGTATCCGGTCAATGAAGGAGAGTGGGTCGATATCACTCCTGAACATGACGGTTTAAACATGAGTCATTTTATGCTCGGTGAGGATGGCAGTCTGTATATGGTCTTGTGGGAAGGACGCGTTTTATGGTCGGGTGACGGAGGGGGAAGCTGGCAGGTAAAGGACTGGAATACGGCTGGAATGTACCTACTCATGATCTTTTCGAACAGAAACTGTCTTTTCCTCGTGGATGGAAATTATTCCTCGTTCCTGTGTCGATCGTGCGATGAAGGAATTAGCTGGCAGAGTGCGGGGCGGTTGGATGTCCATATTCAGGACCTGCTGGTAGACTCGTCGGGGGGAATGATCGGTTTCACCGGGATCCGTCTGCACAGAAGGGGTGAAGCAGACGATATGTGGACCTATATCTGGACATACATGGATGGAGGATGCTGGCAGGATAGTCATCCAAACTCGGTACTGACAGGTCTCTGTCCTGATGGTGACATCCTGGTCTCATACTGCGGACTTACAAGAATTCCCGGTGAAGGAGGCCCGGGATATAGAATGATGGGAGAGGATACACTGGTGATCTCGATAGAGATCGATCCAGCGGGAATGATATTTCTGGCAACGGATAATGGAGTCATGAGGTCTATGGACTATGGTGACTCCTGGGAAACAATCCTGCCCGAGCTGACAAATGTGCTGGAGTTGGAAGCGAATGCTGACAGTACCGTATATATTGCCACGGAAAATGGCCTCCTGATCTCGGAGGATTACGGCAGCACGTGGGAGACATTGATCGATTCCACTGTGGTGAACTCGATCACATCGGACTCGGACGGATCGATATACGCTGGAGTCGAGGGTGGCATCATGTTTTCAGCGGACAGGGGCAGGAACTGGGAGATGATCAGGTTCGAAGGTTATCTCGAGACTCCCAGAACTCTGGAGATGTCATCAGGGGGACGTGTAGTCGCCCTGACCAATTACAGGAGGCTGTATCTGATCGAGAAAGGATGCGCCGACCATCGAGTGATCTTCTCCGAACTCCCTTCTGGAATCAGCATCCTGATAGGTGAAGACGGATATCTCTATTACTTTGTGAGTCAGATATTCCGATATTCTGTGCCGGTCGACATGCTTTAGACCTGAACAGGTGATGCCTCAATGGGCATCGACGCGGGGCTCCATCCGACGCCTATTCTTCTTCATCCATCTTCTCAAGGATATCTATCCAGGCCTTCATCGTATCTTCATCGGGATCAGCGAGGATCGCTTTCTGAACATTTTCAGCCTCGTGGGCCCGCAAAGCTTTCAGGATGGCAGAAGCGCACACTTCCCTGTTCAGGCCTGCCGCTTCGGGGAAGAATCCCGGGATAGCCAGTGTCTCGCTGCCAAGTTCCTCGGCCATCCGTAGAGCTTCAGAGATGGACTCTATCAAACGTTTTTCCGTGACCGCGCCCTGCCCGCCGGTCAGCACATGGATGATTTTACCCGTAGCCAGTCTGCCCGAAGTAGTGGTGATCACGCCCTGAGCATTTTCTTTAATACCTGTCTTGAGCTCTTCTTCTACTTCATCCCCCGCTTCTCCCCTGATGACGAGAGCAGTCCCTGTCCTCATCGAGCCGTCTTCCGGGACGGGACAGATGATCGCGTCGGAGAAAACGTCAGTAACATTCGCCT includes:
- a CDS encoding macro domain-containing protein produces the protein MFWNIDNERDERKTQFIENIKIRKCHDLLSPLSDKLLAWDHGEISPDEVISAALHAGKTGTTIISDFKKRPEVILAGIAMDENKYLTAIGDTGISVRQANVTDVFSDAIICPVPEDGSMRTGTALVIRGEAGDEVEEELKTGIKENAQGVITTTSGRLATGKIIHVLTGGQGAVTEKRLIESISEALRMAEELGSETLAIPGFFPEAAGLNREVCASAILKALRAHEAENVQKAILADPDEDTMKAWIDILEKMDEEE